GCGGCAGGGCGGTAGTGCAGGCGGCGCCGGTGCGGAGCGCAGCTACCGGGTGCTGGTGCGGCCGCTGCAGCAGGCGGTGCAGGCCTATGGCCAGCCGGTGCCGCTGCAGGCGGACATGCAGGTGGAGGCGGATGTGATGCTGAGCGAGCGCAGCCTGATCGAGTGGATGTTCGAGCCGATGCTGGCCTTGAAGGGGCGCCTATGAATCTGATGCAGGGTTTGCAGTTCGGTTTCGGCCCGCGCCTGCCGATGCTGCAGCAGACCGAGACCGCGGAATGCGGCCTGGCCTGTCTGGCAATGGTCAGCTGCTATCACGGTCAATGGCTGGAGCTGCCGGACCTGCGTCGGCGCCTCGATGCCTCGGCCAAGGGCGTGAACCTGGCCCAGCTGATGGGCTTTGCCGCAGAGATCGGCCTGGCGGCGCGCGCGGTGCGGCTGGAGCTGGAGGATCTGTCGCAGCTGCAGACGCCCTGCGTGCTGCACTGGGACATGAACCATTTCGTCGTGCTGCGCCGCGTGACCGGGCGCGGTATCACGGTGCACGACCCGGCGGTCGGCGTGCGCCGGCTGAGCCTGGCCGAGGCCTCGCGCCATTTCACCGGCGTGGCGCTGGAGCTGTCGCCGATGCCCAGCTTCGAGCGCAGCGAGCCGCGGCCGGCGGTGGGGCTGGGGCAACTGATCGGCCAGATCAGCGGGCTCAAGCGCTCGGTGGCCCAGGTGCTGATGCTGTCGCTGGCGCTGGAGATCCTGGCGGTGGTGGGGCCGCTGTTCCAGCAATGGGTGCTGGACGGGGTGATCGTGCAGCGCGACATGGACCTGCTGCAGGTGCTGGCCTTCGGCTTCGCGATGCTGCTGCTCTTGCAGCTGCTGATCGGCACGATGCGCAACTGGATGGTGATCTACTTCTCCACCCAGCTGAACCTGCAATGGGCATCCGGCGTGCTGAGCAAGCTGCTGCGCCTGCCGATGGACTATTTCATGCGCCGGCACCTGGGCGACGTGATGTCGCGCTTCGGCGCGATCCAGGACATCCGCCAGACCCTGACCTCGGCCGCGCTGAATGCGCTGCTGGACGGGCTGATGGCCTGCGTGGCCCTGGTGATGATGGCGATCTACAGCCTCAAGCTGGCGGCGGTCACCCTGGCGGCGCTGGCCGTCTATGTGCTGATCCGGATGATCTCCTACGCGCCGTTTCGCCAGGCCAGCGAGGAGCAGATCATCCATGCGGCGCGCCAGGACGGGCATCTGCTGGAATCGGTGCGCGGCGTGCAGTCGATCAAGCTGTTCAACCGCGAGAACGAGCGCCGCGCGCGCTGGCTGAACCTGCTGGTCAACACCAGCAATCGCGAGCTGGCGACGCAACGCCTGGGGACGCTCTATCAGACGGCCAACGGCCTGGTGTTCGGCCTCGAGAACATCGCGGTGATCTATCTGGGCGCGCTCTTGGTGATGCGCGGCGAGCTGTCGATCGGCATGAGCTTCGCCTACGCCGCCTACAAGACGCAGTTCAGCAGCCGCATCAGCGCGCTGGTCGACCTGGCCTTCCAGGTGCGCATGCTGCGCATCCAGCGCGAACGCCTGGCTGACATCGTGCTCAGCGAGCCGGAGCCCGCCGGGGGCAGCGGCCTGCCGCCCGATGCGGTGCCGGACATCGAGCTGCGCCAGGTGCGCTTTCGCTACGCGGAGAACGAGCCCTGGGTGCTGGACGGCGTCAGTCTGCGCGTCGAGGCCGGCGAATCGGTGGCGATCGTCGGCCCCTCGGGCTGCGGCAAGACCACCCTGCTGAAGATCATGCTGGGCCTGCTGCGGCCGACCGAGGGCGAGATCCTGGTGATGGGCCGGCCATTGGCCTCGATCGGCCTGACGGCCTGGCGCGAATGCCTGGGCGCGGTGATGCAGGAGGACCAGCTGTTCGCCGGCACGATCGCCGAGAACATCGCCTTCGGCGCCGCCGAGATCGATATGGAACTGGTGCGCCTGTGCGCGCACATGGCCGCGATCGAGGAGGATGTGCTGGCGATGCCGATGGCCTGGCAGACCCTGATCGGCGACATGGGCGCGGCCATCTCCGGCGGGCAGAAGCAGCGCCTCCTGCTGGCGCGCGCGCTCTACAAGCAGCCGCGCGTGCTGTTCCTCGATGAGGCGACCAGCCATCTGGACACGCGCCGCGAGCAGGAGGTCAACGAGGCGGTCGGCGCGTTGCAGCTCACCCGTGTCGTGATCGCGCATCGGCAGGAGACGATCGAGCGGGCGGGGCGGGTGATACGGTTGCAGGGGATAGCTTCCCTGGCCCTGCCCGAGCGGAGGGGCGGTTGAACGGGAGCTGAAGTGGCGCGTTCTTGCGCTGCCTCATGATGCTTGTGGCCGATGCCGTCTAGGCTGATGTGTCATGGCGATTTGCATCGCCATCGGGCATTCCACCCTGGGGCAAGAGCCCGGCTTGCGCAGACAATGGGCAGTCCCCTGTTTCACCTCATCTCAACTTTCGGAGCCGCCGGCCAGACCATGAGCGATCCCTTTGCGATCCGCATGCCACCCGACATCCGCTCGGTGCGGGTCGGCGAGCATCAGGTCGTCTTCATCGACGACTTTCTGGAGCATCCCGAGGCCCTGATCGAGGCGGCCACCCAGGCCCGCTTCGAGCCCTGCGCGGGCGCGGCCGAGCGCAAGGGCTACCCGGGCGTACGGGCGCCCGTGCCGACGGCCTACACCGAGAATCTGACGGAGCTGCTGGATCCGCTGATCCGGCTGAACTTCGGTGTGCCGGAGGAACTTACGCTGCGCAAGTCGCCATGCACCTTCTCGCTCACCAATGTGGCGCCGCAGGATCTGGGTCCTCTTCAGCGTGTGCCGCATTTCGATGCCAGCACGCCGCATTTCATGGCCGTGCTGCTCTATCTCTGTGATGAGCGGCATGGCGGCACGGCCTTCTACCGGCACAAGCCCAGCGGCTTGCAGCAGATCACGGCCGAGAAGCGCG
This genomic stretch from Roseateles sp. DAIF2 harbors:
- a CDS encoding peptidase domain-containing ABC transporter, yielding MNLMQGLQFGFGPRLPMLQQTETAECGLACLAMVSCYHGQWLELPDLRRRLDASAKGVNLAQLMGFAAEIGLAARAVRLELEDLSQLQTPCVLHWDMNHFVVLRRVTGRGITVHDPAVGVRRLSLAEASRHFTGVALELSPMPSFERSEPRPAVGLGQLIGQISGLKRSVAQVLMLSLALEILAVVGPLFQQWVLDGVIVQRDMDLLQVLAFGFAMLLLLQLLIGTMRNWMVIYFSTQLNLQWASGVLSKLLRLPMDYFMRRHLGDVMSRFGAIQDIRQTLTSAALNALLDGLMACVALVMMAIYSLKLAAVTLAALAVYVLIRMISYAPFRQASEEQIIHAARQDGHLLESVRGVQSIKLFNRENERRARWLNLLVNTSNRELATQRLGTLYQTANGLVFGLENIAVIYLGALLVMRGELSIGMSFAYAAYKTQFSSRISALVDLAFQVRMLRIQRERLADIVLSEPEPAGGSGLPPDAVPDIELRQVRFRYAENEPWVLDGVSLRVEAGESVAIVGPSGCGKTTLLKIMLGLLRPTEGEILVMGRPLASIGLTAWRECLGAVMQEDQLFAGTIAENIAFGAAEIDMELVRLCAHMAAIEEDVLAMPMAWQTLIGDMGAAISGGQKQRLLLARALYKQPRVLFLDEATSHLDTRREQEVNEAVGALQLTRVVIAHRQETIERAGRVIRLQGIASLALPERRGG
- a CDS encoding DUF6445 family protein, with protein sequence MSDPFAIRMPPDIRSVRVGEHQVVFIDDFLEHPEALIEAATQARFEPCAGAAERKGYPGVRAPVPTAYTENLTELLDPLIRLNFGVPEELTLRKSPCTFSLTNVAPQDLGPLQRVPHFDASTPHFMAVLLYLCDERHGGTAFYRHKPSGLQQITAEKRDRYGEMIYAEVERRPAPPRYFTDSDECFELLGIMPARFNRLVIYRGSLLHSAIVNPQGLSSDPRQGRLTINTFYDF